In Apium graveolens cultivar Ventura chromosome 10, ASM990537v1, whole genome shotgun sequence, the following are encoded in one genomic region:
- the LOC141690613 gene encoding uncharacterized protein LOC141690613 — protein sequence MHMLAYGISTDVVDDYVRIGESTAVECLKKFVSNVITIFEGEYLRKPNSNDKQRLLQMGEARGFPAWKEMFMSGHKGVATIILEVVASSDLWIWHAFFGVAGSNNDINVLDRSPVFDDVLQGRAPKMRDKRVHRQLQNDLVEHISQFHENR from the exons ATGCATATGTTGGCGTACGGTATATCTACTGACGTTGTTGATGATTATGTTCGTATTGGAGAGAGTACTGCGGTTGAATGTTTGAAGAAATTCGTATCCAATGTAATTACGATATTTGAGGGTGAATACTTACGAAAGCCGAACTCAAATGACAAGCAACGTCTATTACAGATGGGTGAGGCTCGTGGCTTTCCTG CATGGAAAGAAATGTTCATGAGTGGTCATAAAGGAGTTGCAACAATTATACTGGAAGTGGTTGCTTCATCTGATCTATGGATATGGCATGCATTTTTTGGAGTTGCTGGATCAAATAATGACATAAATGTTTTAGATCGGTCACCAGTATTTGATGATGTGCTACAAGGTCGCGCTCCAAAG ATGCGTGATAAACGGGTACATCGTCAGCTACAAAATGACTTGGTTGAGCATATCTCGCAGTTCCACGAGAATcgttaa
- the LOC141692479 gene encoding E3 ubiquitin-protein ligase RSL1-like — protein MTSSNPRSNRIYVFPSISDETTSDETTSDDTSEQEEVISRKRKRESEAGLSRSNASAPVIDDFHFPALLDDEEGIPVTDENFANQMQLQEVLMSTVISSTFRDMQPSQEDSTRFNKGKKIAENNFGQSSQSRSLCNICFDHKRIGEMFPNTSCRHTFCKDCISKYVASKIQANVTTINCPDTNCREGDIGPDSCREIVPREVLERWDNVLCESLIIGSQKFYCPFQDCSALMLDDGEEKVTASECPNCRRLFCAQCKVAWHSGIDCVQFKNLNKKERENGDIMLMEIAKSKKWRRCPKCKYFVEKINGCLHIHCRCGYEFCYGCGSRYTEIHECPPTGTARRRKRLRFQLKDYY, from the exons ATGACATCAAGTAATCCCAGATCAAATCGCATTTATGTTTTTCCAAGTATTAGTGATGAAACCACTAGTGATGAAACCACGTCAGATGACACTAGTGAACAGGAGGAGGTAATTTCGAGAAAAAGAAAACGAGAGAGCGAGGCAGGTTTATCAAGATCCAACGCATCTGCCCCTGTAATAGATGACTTCCACTTCCCAGCTTTGTTAGATGATGAAGAGGGAATTCCTGTCACGGACGAAAACTTTGCGAATCAAATGCAGCTCCAAGAGGTTCTCATGTCCACTGTGATCTCTTCAACTTTTCGAGACATGCAACCATCACAAGAAGACAGTACCCGCTTTAATAAGGGAAAAAAGATTGCAGAGAATAATTTTGGGCAATCTTCGCAGAGCAGGAGCTTGTGCAATATCTGTTTCGATCACAAACGAATTGGAGAAATGTTCCCAAATACCAGTTGCAGGCATACATTCTGTAAAGACTGCATAAGCAAATATGTTGCCTCAAAGATACAAGCAAATGTTACAACAATAAATTGTCCCGATACAAATTGTAGGGAAGGTGATATTGGACCAGATAGTTGCCGAGAAATTGTTCCCAGGGAAGTGCTGGAACGATGGGACAATGTTTTATGTGAGTCGCTAATTATTGGTTCACAGAAATTCTATTGTCCCTTTCAGGATTGTTCTGCATTGATGCTGGATGATGGAGAGGAGAAAGTTACTGCATCTGAGTGCCCGAATTGTCGAAGACTGTTTTGTGCACAGTGCAAGGTTGCATGGCATTCTGGGATCGATTGCGTtcagttcaagaatttgaacaaaaaagaaagagaaaatgGAGATATCATGTTGATGGAGATTGCAAAAAGCAAAAAATGGAGGAGATGCCCCAAATGCAAGTATTTTGTTGAAAAGATCAATGGCTGTTTGCACATTCATTGCAG GTGCGGATATGAATTTTGCTATGGATGTGGATCGAGATATACTGAAATTCATGAATGTCCACCCACGGGGACTGCTAGAAGAAGAAAAAGATTGAGATTCCAGCTTAAAGACTACTATTAA